One genomic segment of Mytilus galloprovincialis chromosome 5, xbMytGall1.hap1.1, whole genome shotgun sequence includes these proteins:
- the LOC143076442 gene encoding uncharacterized protein LOC143076442 isoform X2: protein MDDNVYFCCEYARSSIGSCKACPKAISKNAVKIGFTPDFDHCGTIWFHFSCFFKKCFFRKQLKDDTETESVFVGFKDLKETDQERIRKAREKLVLSLTTGKAEAKKGKRTADDDQSEWKPPTKKIKKSRTTTHLEKELTVGEHTYLIQDLLHINISRWKDIVLVGIREYYRPTTGGKLRPGKKGISLTVDQYRTLIDQKLSISRAIEQIKEDLERKEAIKQKKQKQKKKQNKKEAAKTDFDISENRRIIVKSEFISGSQQVVVEIREYSTPTEQSGEIPLPTDKGINLTEEQWNTLLSLHLTVIRDLADNFGY from the exons ATGGACGACAACGTTTATTTTTGTTGTGAATATGCTAGGTCAAGTATAGGCAGTTGTAAGGCATGCCCAAAAGCTATTTCAAAGAACGCTGTTAAAATCGGATTTACTCCCGATTTCGATCACTGTGGAACGATCTGGTTTCATTTTAGTTGCTTCTTCAAGAAATGTTTTTTTCGTAAACAATTAAAAGATGACACTGAAACGGAGTCAGTCTTTGTTGGCTTCAAGGATTTGAAAGAAACCGACCAAGAAAGAATAAGAAAGGCACGTGAAAAGCTCGTGTTATCATTGACAACGGGAAAGGCGGAAGCAAAGAAAGGAAAACGAACTGCAGACGATGACCAATCAGAATGGAAGCCACCTACGAAGAAAATTAAGAAGTCAAGAACTACGACACACTTGGAAAAAGAATTAACCGTTGGGGAACACACTTATCTAATACAGGATCTTTTACACATTAATATCAGTAGATGGAAAGATATTGTCCTTGTTGGTATAAGAGAATACTACAGACCCACAACTGGTGGAAAACTAAGGCCCGGTAAGAAGGGAATATCACTCACGGTCGATCAATACCGTACACTAATCGATCAGAAACTTTCTATTTCCAGAGCAATCGAACAAATCAAAGAAGATTTAGAAAGAAAAGAAGCAATTAAACAgaagaaacagaaacagaaaaagaaacagaataaGAAAG AAGCTGCTAAAACAGATTTTGACATTTCCGAAAACAGAAGAATCATTGTAAAATCCGAATTCATTTCCGGGAGTCAACAAGTGGTAGTAGAAATCCGGGAGTACAGCACACCAACAGAACAGTCTGGAGAGATACCATTACCAACAGATAAGGGGATTAACCTCACTGAAGAACAATGGAATACATTATTATCATTACATTTAACCGTCATCCGAGACTTGGCAGATAACTTTGGTTACTAG
- the LOC143076442 gene encoding uncharacterized protein LOC143076442 isoform X1: MDDNVYFCCEYARSSIGSCKACPKAISKNAVKIGFTPDFDHCGTIWFHFSCFFKKCFFRKQLKDDTETESVFVGFKDLKETDQERIRKAREKLVLSLTTGKAEAKKGKRTADDDQSEWKPPTKKIKKSRTTTHLEKELTVGEHTYLIQDLLHINISRWKDIVLVGIREYYRPTTGGKLRPGKKGISLTVDQYRTLIDQKLSISRAIEQIKEDLERKEAIKQKKQKQKKKQNKKGKQEAAKTDFDISENRRIIVKSEFISGSQQVVVEIREYSTPTEQSGEIPLPTDKGINLTEEQWNTLLSLHLTVIRDLADNFGY, translated from the exons ATGGACGACAACGTTTATTTTTGTTGTGAATATGCTAGGTCAAGTATAGGCAGTTGTAAGGCATGCCCAAAAGCTATTTCAAAGAACGCTGTTAAAATCGGATTTACTCCCGATTTCGATCACTGTGGAACGATCTGGTTTCATTTTAGTTGCTTCTTCAAGAAATGTTTTTTTCGTAAACAATTAAAAGATGACACTGAAACGGAGTCAGTCTTTGTTGGCTTCAAGGATTTGAAAGAAACCGACCAAGAAAGAATAAGAAAGGCACGTGAAAAGCTCGTGTTATCATTGACAACGGGAAAGGCGGAAGCAAAGAAAGGAAAACGAACTGCAGACGATGACCAATCAGAATGGAAGCCACCTACGAAGAAAATTAAGAAGTCAAGAACTACGACACACTTGGAAAAAGAATTAACCGTTGGGGAACACACTTATCTAATACAGGATCTTTTACACATTAATATCAGTAGATGGAAAGATATTGTCCTTGTTGGTATAAGAGAATACTACAGACCCACAACTGGTGGAAAACTAAGGCCCGGTAAGAAGGGAATATCACTCACGGTCGATCAATACCGTACACTAATCGATCAGAAACTTTCTATTTCCAGAGCAATCGAACAAATCAAAGAAGATTTAGAAAGAAAAGAAGCAATTAAACAgaagaaacagaaacagaaaaagaaacagaataaGAAAGGCAAACAAG AAGCTGCTAAAACAGATTTTGACATTTCCGAAAACAGAAGAATCATTGTAAAATCCGAATTCATTTCCGGGAGTCAACAAGTGGTAGTAGAAATCCGGGAGTACAGCACACCAACAGAACAGTCTGGAGAGATACCATTACCAACAGATAAGGGGATTAACCTCACTGAAGAACAATGGAATACATTATTATCATTACATTTAACCGTCATCCGAGACTTGGCAGATAACTTTGGTTACTAG